The following proteins come from a genomic window of bacterium:
- a CDS encoding DUF3800 domain-containing protein: protein MPIIFNVYCDESCHLENDGLPVMLLGAIWCPLERSHEIAVRLRQIKEDHGMKPGFEIKWTKVSPAKIQLYLDIVNFFFDDDDLHFRALLVPDKAKLRHEVFGQSHDDWYYKMYFDMLKVILSPSARYRIYLDIKDTRSAAKIAKLHDVLCNNIYDFSRQIIERVQTVRSHEVEILQLTDLLIGAVSYVNRGLATSPAKQALVERIKNCTHYSLTQSTLLREDKFNLFRWHASEVMP, encoded by the coding sequence GTGCCTATAATATTCAATGTTTACTGCGATGAAAGCTGTCATCTGGAAAATGACGGCTTGCCCGTGATGCTCCTTGGGGCAATCTGGTGTCCTCTGGAAAGGTCGCATGAGATTGCCGTCCGTCTCCGTCAGATCAAGGAAGATCATGGCATGAAACCGGGATTCGAAATCAAGTGGACTAAGGTCTCGCCGGCAAAAATCCAGCTATATCTTGATATTGTTAATTTCTTCTTCGATGACGATGATCTTCATTTCCGTGCTTTGCTTGTCCCCGACAAGGCGAAACTCAGGCACGAGGTTTTTGGGCAGAGCCACGATGACTGGTACTACAAGATGTATTTTGACATGCTGAAAGTAATCCTAAGCCCTTCCGCTCGTTATCGAATCTATCTGGACATCAAGGACACGCGAAGTGCGGCGAAGATCGCGAAACTGCACGATGTGCTGTGCAACAATATCTATGATTTCTCCAGGCAGATTATCGAGCGTGTTCAAACGGTCCGCTCTCACGAAGTGGAAATCCTCCAATTGACGGACCTCCTGATCGGCGCCGTTTCCTACGTAAACAGGGGCCTTGCAACAAGCCCCGCCAAGCAGGCGCTTGTTGAACGGATAAAGAATTGCACACATTACAGCCTGACGCAGTCAACACTTCTCCGGGAAGACAAGTTCAACCTGTTCCGGTGGCACGCCTCAGAGGTGATGCCATGA
- a CDS encoding ATP-binding protein — protein MNTAELHALLDRLRTEPHETEWLEFKTNRYESQLLGEYISALANSACLHGKPRGYLAFGIENETHNVVGTTFDPLAEKGKGNQLLPLWLSLGLQPNVGFEIYPFDYRGMRVVLFEIHPAFDRPVKFYGTAYVRDGSSKTELARYPE, from the coding sequence ATGAACACCGCAGAACTGCATGCTCTTCTGGATCGGCTGCGTACCGAGCCGCATGAAACAGAATGGCTGGAATTCAAAACCAACCGCTACGAATCGCAATTGCTGGGTGAATATATTTCGGCCCTCGCCAATTCAGCTTGCCTTCACGGCAAACCGCGGGGATATCTGGCTTTCGGGATTGAGAACGAAACTCACAATGTAGTTGGTACAACTTTCGACCCCTTGGCAGAGAAAGGGAAGGGAAACCAGCTCCTCCCGCTGTGGCTGTCACTGGGGCTGCAACCCAATGTCGGGTTTGAAATATACCCTTTCGATTATCGTGGAATGAGGGTGGTTCTCTTCGAAATCCACCCGGCCTTTGACCGACCGGTCAAGTTTTACGGCACGGCTTATGTCCGAGACGGATCCAGCAAGACGGAACTGGCAAGGTATCCTGAAA